The genome window aaaacaaaaaaaagatgcagagcagtggaatactgcgagcgtccgctgtgttagtactgcttgtcaatcaacttcagcaaccgttcacGGAAGagcaagtagcttctcagtagcagataatgccggctttcaaagcgaaaaagctaatttccatatttgcacctgcggcttatacgcacctggcggggcagcgccagcattatgcaaatatctcaatgccaagttcattggcgttttagtagtatacgaagcagattggtctctctaagcgagttcccaattcgttggtcacaacgtgacgtcgtagtgaccgactgaaagggaaccaacTTAATTTGATCATCTTGTTCAGGCttgatcatcaaagtattttttatctaaGTGTTGGCAAACTAGttttttctttataaacagCATGTGAGTAAAATCAGAATGATGTGATTCAtcatcttaattttttaaatagcatTACGTTTGTCTATTTCAATAACATGTTGAAACTTAATCAAAATGGTGCAAAATcgtgtaaaataaatatatgtacttatttgtaatattgttaaacatttcttGAAGCAAATTTAAATTACAATATTTAAATACTAATATAATTGTAATATCTTTATGATTCATGAATTTATGATGTCACATGCTGCTGTGAATGTACCGTTGCCGGCTTTCTATTGGCTGATTCAGAGGTTAAGGGCGGCCATTTTAGGTTGAAATCATTGTAGTCCTCAGTTTGCAGCACTTAAGTCAGCACTTAAAAATGAGTCTTACACTTTACTGAAAGTTGCTTTCAGCTTCTTTATAAACGTCTTCTATTCTCAGACTGCTCCTACTccttactaagaattttttgacaCTTAAGTCATAGCTTAAGACTATTCTTAAGAGTATTTCTGAGATATTTTATACATACGGGCCCTGgtttgtatcttgagacaaatatATGGCAcaggcatattttaagatctgtcagtgcagTTATTTTTAGTCGAGACAactcaaacatgtgttttagtttAGGACAAATCTTGTCTATAAAACCAGGGGTCATAACTTGTGGTTTGTTATCATTAAACAAGTCTCTAGTTTAGTTAGCTGTTTAGTGATTTTAGtaattagttcatttttattttattatttatttattacatatttaaatTGGCAAGGCATGAAACCAAAAGCAAATATTAAACTTACATGACGGTACAGCACTGGCCCAATGGGGCAAGTAAAAGTTTTGTCTGTTGTCCCAACTGTCGTTAATAGCAGTCTTGGCCCATCACAAACTCTGTATTGTCAAGCACTGAATGTAATTCTGAAGTTTTGAGTCAGAAGCATTTTCTGTCTTAAAAACACATAttcattaaaataaagaaatcaaCAGTGAccattttaacattaacatgTTGATTACATGTGGAGCAGCAAAGGATAAACTTCATAGTTGTTAATTTGTATTGTGTTTACAGGAAAACACATTGAGTTTAAACAATCAGTTGTGCAACATTGATGAACTCATGAAGAAAAGCAACAAAATTAAAGATGGAAATCCTGCTCAATATCATCTGCAATCAACAACAGATAATCTGGATCAATCTGAGTCATACAGAAAAATCATCTTTGGAGAAAGAGACGCAGACAAACCTCATAAAATCATACTGATGGTGGGAGAAACAGGCACTGGAAAAACAACTCTCATCAATACTATGATCAACTACATCTGTGGTGTtcagagaaaacacaaagtTTGGTTTGAGATCACAGATGATCAGACTGACCAACCATCAGTTCACAGTCAGACCTCCATCATCACTGTTTATGGTTTTTATATACAAGAGACTTCAGTTGATTTAACAATCATTGATACACCAGGATATGGAAATACCCGTGATATTGCTTTAGATCAAAAGATAGTTAAATATTTGCTTGGCGTATATACATCTGAAGATGGGCCTCATGAAATCAATGCAGTGTGTTTAGTGTGTAACTCATCTTACATTCGCCTTTCAGATGAACAGCGAAAAATATTTGATTCGATTCAGTCTTTATTTGGTAAAGATATTGCTGATAACATTGTGTTACTCTTCACACACTCAAATGGGTATCCCCCTAAAAATGCCCTGACAGCCGTCAAAGAAGCTAAAGTCAAGTGTGCTGTAGATGAGAAGAAGAATCAGCCGATCTATTTTCTGTTTAACAACTGTCAGGGAGAAACATTTGATGAAGAAGAACAAACAATCCAGAATCAATCATGGAATCTCAGTTTTAGAGGAAtgagagattttttttactttcttgaCATGATAAAACCAGAAACATTGAAAATGACTCAAGACTTTTTGAAGAAACGGCAACAGTTAGAGCCAAACATCTCTAAACTAAAATCACATGTTCAAAAGATGAAAGAAAACCAAAATGAGCTGAAACAAACTGAAGAAGCTCTGgagaaacacaaacaacatgTCAAAGAAAATAACAACTTTGAGTATGAAGTTGAAGTGACCTGTAAAGAAAAGGTTGATATTGATCCAGCTAAAAAAGCACAGACCTGTCCAATCTGTGAGGAGAACTGTCACTATCCTGGATGCGGTTGGAGCTGTGATATCTTTGGATGTAGTGTGATGAAAGATAATCACTGCACAGTGTGCACAAATAAATGTCCCTCCAACAAACATGTCAAAGAAGCCAAAATATatgtaacaaaaacaaaaactgaGACAAGAACTAATGAAGATTTAAAGAAGAACTATGAAGACAAAATTAAAGACTGTCTGTCTGTGATAAATAAGCTGAAGGAAGAACTACAAGAATCAGAGAAACAGAAAATCAAGCTGGTGATTGATGCTTATCACTGTGTGGAGTCTCTTAAGATGATTGCACTTAACACTGAATCTCTGTTCACACTTCTGCACATTGATTTTCTTATTGAGAAGTTGAAGGAAATCAATGAACCTGAAAAAGCTAAAGATCTGATGAACATCAAGAGGAGAGCAGGAGATACCATATTACAGGGATAGTTAACAAGAGTTAGCAAGAGAAGACATTTGCTCTTAATGCTCATAATTTTGTTTCATACCTATTCACATAAACAAGAGCTGTGATTACAATTGTACATAATCACCTGGTGAAGTGAAATGAATTAACTTGGGGACTAATATCCATTTAATGATCATCAAAAAACTTTGAAACAGAATCAAACACAGCTAGTGTAATATAATGACCTATAACCCATGTGCATGTTACATGCAAAAAGATTATAAGTACCTCATTTTGAAAACAGAAAATTACttttcaattattttattgattatggttttaataaggATGCATTAAAGTTTGTAGCTAATGATTTTAtacttttaataacttttataccatacaaactgtatattataACCTCTTTCCCTAACCAAAATCCTAAACCCAACACTTAGAAAGCATCCTGCATTTTACATTtccaaataaacattttgttagtTTAATAATCATTTGGACCCCACATACAGttatgttcaaaataatagcaatgCAACATCAGTAACCTGATAAACCACTGTTATTCGTAGTAGTAATATTTCTGCATTGCAAATGATTTACTTACAAATGTAGTAGTGTAatagaaaaacaataaaaccatttgAAATGATATCCACACTACTTGTTCTGAATTATAGTCATATTTATTGAAAGTGGCATAATCAAAATAATAGCACTGTGAAGTTAAGATGGATAAAGTAGTTCATTCTGTGAAAAAAATCTCCGTTTTTGTCATTTATTAGGGAAGAGTGGAAGCAAATGTTTCACCCATTGTTATACAATTTATCTGCTGCTGAATTTTGCATATCATTGCTCTGAGGAACAACgcaatttgattaaaaagttgatttgaGAGGGAAAAACATATAAAGAAATGCAGCAAAGTTTAGGATGCTCAACTAAAATGATttcaaatgctttaaaatggcaacaaaaccccaaaacagaaaacaagCAACTATGGTTAATACAGATTGAAGAATAGTCAGGATGGCAAAGATTCAGACTTTTATCACCTCTAGAAAGATAAAAGATGATCTAAAATGATCTGTAACTATACTGTAACAGTCAAAAGACATCTGATTAAGGCTAAGTGGTTTCCAAGAAGCCCCCCTAAAGCACCATTGTTGAAATAAAGACATGTGCAGAATCACACATCAACTAGCCCAAAGATAAATGGCTGTACTAGTTCACGTTAAATATTTTATGCACGTGTCTGTGGTTATTTTAGGTTGTTGATAGTTAATTTCACTTATAGTTTGAGCCTTGTGTAAATCTCTTAAAAAgctgtaattattttataaaacattatgttTGCTGTCAAGactgatatttatttatatatatttattgacgTTGATATGTAAACTTAACCTACTCAGTTGTACTTGACTAATGCAATAATGACAGGTCCAACTGTTTAAGTAtattgtaaaacatttgaacataACAACATTTGGACATAACATACACACATTGAACATGCATACCTCGCTTGTGTTTCTGCCTGCATCAATTTAGTTGTATAGCTGCATTGCTGGTTAACACCTCTGAGCAGATTCTCCATGTTCTGGTCACCTTAAACAGACACAAtacatttgaagtaatgttgtaaatataatattgtttatgtttacaaTAATTGGTAAAACGTTTGACGGATAAAATGGTTCTTACCATTCTCTATATAAGCCCCTCTGTTAACTTTTGTTCGAGCCTGTCTAGATCTTTTATCAGTCTAGAAAGATGTTGGAGAAAAGACATCATCCTCTTCTATACTCTCCATCTGTAATTGGGCTAACAACTGGACCAGTGAATGCAGGTGACTCCAAGATTGTCTCGTTTACAGCTGcaatatcaaaaaataattgaattgaggctttttatacatttagtattttttattaaaattcataatgagcatatgtatacattgatttaaaacagtactcaAGACTGTAGATTTACTGTGAGGTTTTGAATGTTGGACGGATTATCAGACCTGCATCTGCTTCAGACATGTTGATGTTTAGCTAATGACGAAATGAAATTTTGTTTAGGCAAATTACTCTCCATTCGACCTTGCAGGTCACACCATGGTCTCAAGAGGGAAAATGAGTGCTCTATGGATTGAACAGAAAAGGTAGTATTAAACAGtgttatgttgtatttaaaTGCCATGAACAATGCGTTTATGTTTTCTTCCTAATTATGTCAACAAATGCTCTTTTACCTTGCATGGTACTTTAGGTGAATCAAAACTCCAACCATCTGTATGAGGGTCTGGATGGATAAAGGATGCCCACTGGAGCTGGAAATGATGGATCAGGTCATTTTCATTTGTCACATTTACAAAGAAGCACACTCTAAGGATTGCGTTACCCTGTCTGTGGCAAATACGCTAGACAAAAGTATTGGGAGGCCTCAttctaataaacatgtttatttattccagtatgtccaatcaaaacaaatataaatgctatACCATATAATACCACTACAAAgagttttgttttgatttttgtTGCAACAGTTTTGTAAGTGCCTTTTTCTGTTCCGAAATGACTACAGCTTACAAGTCATTGATAGGTTTAGGTGGTGAGTTTTTGGCTAAAAACCTTTGAGTCATATCAAAGATGTTAGCTGAGTTAAGGTCTGGGCTTTATTCAGACCAGTCAAAGTTCTTCCACAAAAGACTGAATCACTCATTTTCTGTTTGAACCTTACTTTGTTTGTAGGGTCATTCTTAAGTTGGTATTGAAAAGGGCCCTGCCAAAACTCTTGCTATAAATTTAGCATCAAACTGTTTTTCTAGAATATCATATGCTGTAGCATTAAGATTTGTGCTCATGGAAATAAGTAAAGTATTTAAACCTGTTTATTAGAAGGAGGCGTCGTAATAGTATTGTCTTTATAGTTTATGTTTAACAAGCCAAAATAACTAGGGCTGCTTCTTTTTAAGAACTTTTGGGTATTTTTAAATCAGCCAGAGGAATAACAGTCCTTAAATGTGTAATGTACTGCCATAATTTCGTAATGATCAAAAGTGAGGTCAGATTCTTGTTAACCTACTGTGTGCTTTCTTGATGGTTAGCCGAGGGTCCCAGGACAGAAAATCTGTTTCGTATGGATCAAAGTCAGACATTAACATCTAATATGTAATATCTAGTGATATGTTTTCTTAGGTAATGCTGTGAACAAATGCTCTTTTACCTTGAATATTAGGTGGATCCAAACTTTAACCATCTGTATGATGATCTGCACCCACTGGAGCTGTAAATGGTGGAGCAAGTAAGTTTCACAAGTAAACAAACTCAAATCCTATTCAGACCATTCATGATTCCAGCAATAACCAAGTTTTTTCTTCACAACAAGACTGCATTTACATTGCAAATCTTAATGCACAGATCAGATTTTTTTgactatacactctaaaaacaaatggtgctatatagcaccagaagtggttctttgctcgtaatcatagaagaaccgtttttagtgccatatagcaccggtgaagcaccagtgaagcacctatgtagaaccatatagtgctatgtagaaccatatgtggtgctatatggcccctatatggttctacacaggtgcttcactggtgcttcaccggtgctatatggcacttaaaacggttcttctatgattacgagcaaagaaccacttctggtgctatatagcaccgtttgtttttagagtgtcattttttgttctgctctttttatatttacataagaCACGATTCATATCTGATATCTGTGTTACAATAATTTCCAAAACTACAGTTAATATGAGTGTCATGATTTGCACTTGAGTTTTGTATCGACAGGGCCACTGCCAATTTAGGCATGttttacagatgtggcctttaaaaatgcgcgtttctgagagcagaatgccgcggagacttccgaaattctgcgagatcccgcagaaggggagttcggtgggggacgcaggaaatataaaaacctgtagagggcaggcgtgtttcatgtaggccatactgacgacaatgtgtgtgctcgacttcatgcttagcgtatactgtatgatattgaagtaacatgacacggattatcaatgtttaggcgatagactttgatgtcatacaaatgcatgctttttggcaaacattttgttggcgaagttttcttttgccagttacataaacagtcacatattcttcataaaaatcggactcaaacgcgcatcatttgtcttattttttccgtgtacttacagtagaagagacgtgatgtatgataatcgagtctaataacaaaataattcgcgaagacctttgaagagaccgagcgcatttacgcaatatcattaactagtttatctaattttacatttagttcatttttgcatctgaacgttttaatagctttaacatgtggtgcgcttttctgcattactgaacagtaggctactttttatattatcatgtttccctttacatggtatgaaacacgataaaaagtatgcattggtgtttaatacatttcactgagaatttgtataatatgttatacttttgtactaaggaaataaaatcatattgtgagtgtaaatattcataaattggaggagtttctgaggtgtttgtcatcggcaaaatgtgcagtttctttgttgctgattaaaaaccgttggctatgtgattgtttaaaattgacattttttctacttattattaatttattttttgcctacatttactcaaataatatcaatgtgaaaatataagtaattcatacttcaagttaggcgtaaaacttacacatttttgatgtcaaatagaaataataataatttgaaatatgcaattattacagtttaaaaaacttaaatatattactctgacctttttaaatatattgactaaaataatctgtaaatgtaatacttatattattaaggcgtatacatcaaataatatatgtacattttacacaaaatatctgttctattttaagtaatttattttccaactaaaaaaatcgcataactgcattaagagattttattaagttactttaatcatttattttagagatatttacaaagccactgaatcatttttaacagtgtgtacattatgaccttacggtagactattattaaatgcatataaataaaaatatgtaaaactaaataaaaaatatatcatacacggactgtatgtaagcatacgttttcttgttcggtgcacgtgggtttaaatgccgtttttctaaagaagaattttaaaactttattggtggtagttgagaagaattcctttttccatttctaaatcattttgagcgcaatataaatatatcatatttttattcttattatataagaatacgcaatttttacaacatttttaacatatggaaAATATACGTTATGTTGTGtgaatttcctaattacaagcttttgatgaaattgcaccaaaactaaacgtgcataaaaacataaaaaagcaatttaaataagcgaaaaatcttttttatgagctcaaaatgttgaatataatgtgctattgctgaaaattgcccatctctaaaggagaatattcatctttaaagttgaagaaacaaaaaagtactgacaagcattctcaaatatagcctatatattctgcaagcactcagttGAGAACAATTCcattttccatttctaaatcattttgagcgcaatataaatgtatcatattgttattcttattatataagaatacgcaatttttacaacatttttaagatatataaaatatacgtaaagcgtgttgtgtgtatttcctaattataagcttttgatgaaattgcaccaaaactaaacgtgcataaaaacataaaaaaaatcatttaaataagcgaaaaatcttttttatgagctcaaaatgttgaatagaatgtgctattgctgaaaattgcccatctctaaagaagaatattcatctttaaagttaaagaaacaaaaaagtactgataagcattctcaaatatgtatattctgcaagcactcatttatccataatgatgtaatttattttttaataacatattgtcgctgtcgggcaaagatactctctggacaccaagaccatgtctatgggttcaagaataacaaaatattggccatttgaaactcgaaagtcatcactttattttgtcccattgttttccattttgcgggtgataaaactcctgtgcacgtcgttcaaattcattgaaattttgttcacttgtagtttagcaagtatgtataatacaatttcaataatgtttttacactgcacatcgtctgaggaaatccgaagttgcgtcgaggggaaccaagctgacagccgcgacagcagagattgtcacgtagtacctacaaaagggtacctgcagcgatatcattctggcttggtgggatgtcagccagcgagagtcctctgattctggccttgttcttttactcctcagagtctaaaaccaggagggcatattaagtattcattgtattttcattttaacagagcagctatggttgcgcgtttcacacacctctccaaaccacgttgttaacactatgcttgttcgacttcatgcggcgccacaagaaccgacagccggatgacgtcagagtaccgcgaaaatgattcaagaaatcatatttcgcctcgctctcgcgatactgtgacgtcttccggctgtcgattctcggggcgccgcatgaagtcgaacaagcctattgacagcagcaaaagctacgcatgcgcttttaacttgtaaaactcaaaggtgtatgggtaatgtagtctctgctctcggtgggacgaattaggtagcttgcattgtgaagggcgctttgaaaagcggcagcgcagccaaaggattaaattaagcctctgatttaaacagatgtgcaaatgagcgttctggtacgctagaagtacgttctgggcgcagggagaggtggtggtacgcaagagctatatttggaagtggcggtactgagtactggcgcctaccggcccacattaaagcactggcggtagcaaaggtagacggccctttgaaaagcaaaagaaagctgataaaaatgagaaacccacactgaaataaattggagtaggatttaggctacttaacaaaatctaaacatttttcactcagaaaaggctagtaaatataaacaaaattatcagcagctttaactttattacttttttaattttaattcactctttgtttcagcgatgtttataaatatactatatttttgcattttgattacaaactgttctacactgaaaagaaactaatgtaatcttcatgatttaatcacgtaaaacacaagtctaaacacaagcaccacttttctgaatgatgataatcacaaacatcccagagtttgtaaaccaattgtttgtaaacatatttaatgctaactacttaaaaattcagaaaatattttttacagtgtataaataaaaagacatgaaggaagttaattccaaaatgtaattaattgtacatggtttagctgcttgttttagcagctaccagtgacacagagtcaagaaattaaaaaacacccacccctaggtctgccaattctttgccaacccccaatgctaatcgatcacctcatcatcagggaatcaaaagaaaaccggtttatccagttttcaccagcgcgttgggttttaatttcaacccttgcagtttctttgttaaaatgctatttaagcaaataggcctaatacatacgctgtatgttattttaaatgaatgtttataacttataaaattaagtggatatcaggtaacttaatttgacatatgttgatataacctaggctctttttgttatgaaacatgttcaatggttacagtgcctcatggtggggttgaacccctggttcagtttaccccatctggttcactttgccccacagccaccgttttggaaaactgcctagcttagtaattcaggctaatctttagctaaatcattcacatggttttatacattagcctatcaccaatatgtatggtataaatatttagacctggataaatctactttgacataacagccattatacctggtatgtatacattttactttgataggataaaaactgtttttttttttttttaaatcatactttaatcataactctttaatttgtccttctctttaacatagccaaatataaattatggttgctacctgtatttgtggtcacacggctacaaatctgtatggttgcctagataaagggggtgggtcaacttacccactggctcactttgccccactctcccctacttggtattgagaaacgggcattgtttatcgaagccggagcgcgagctacaaactacagagcgagtgcgcgggtgcacaatggtgaaagagcaacacacgatgtaaataactaaaccagtgctcgcagtacagacactttatattttagcgtactgcgtaccttcactttcttttgcgtgccaccacttctcatgttgctggtactttgccttaaagagtcaaagggcgtttctatgtggcgctgcgcagacagttcggcaactaagacatcaaagtaccgcgagagcaagtcgaaatgttacaaatggtccgactttacctttgctctcgc of Paramisgurnus dabryanus chromosome 22, PD_genome_1.1, whole genome shotgun sequence contains these proteins:
- the LOC135740499 gene encoding uncharacterized protein, which encodes MADSQRISHGENSQAKQSDEVMKKIILIEDGNPKRYRFKSTTDNLNQSESYRKITFGERDTNKPHKIILMVGETGTGKTTLINTMINYILDVKREDKVWFEITDDQSNTASVYSQTSDITVYGVYIQETSVDLTIIDTPGYGNTRGAEREIERRLRLCTSEDVMNEINAVCFVMKADQNLSDRQRYIFKAVQSLFGKDIADNIVLLFTHSKGYPPKNALKAVKEAKVKCAVDEKKNQPIYFLFDNCQGETFDEDYQTIQDQSWDLSYRGMREFFKFLDMTQPKTLEEKKSENTLSLNNQLCNIDELMKKSNKIKDGNPAQYHLQSTTDNLDQSESYRKIIFGERDADKPHKIILMVGETGTGKTTLINTMINYICGVQRKHKVWFEITDDQTDQPSVHSQTSIITVYGFYIQETSVDLTIIDTPGYGNTRDIALDQKIVKYLLGVYTSEDGPHEINAVCLVCNSSYIRLSDEQRKIFDSIQSLFGKDIADNIVLLFTHSNGYPPKNALTAVKEAKVKCAVDEKKNQPIYFLFNNCQGETFDEEEQTIQNQSWNLSFRGMRDFFYFLDMIKPETLKMTQDFLKKRQQLEPNISKLKSHVQKMKENQNELKQTEEALEKHKQHVKENNNFEYEVEVTCKEKVDIDPAKKAQTCPICEENCHYPGCGWSCDIFGCSVMKDNHCTVCTNKCPSNKHVKEAKIYVTKTKTETRTNEDLKKNYEDKIKDCLSVINKLKEELQESEKQKIKLVIDAYHCVESLKMIALNTESLFTLLHIDFLIEKLKEINEPEKAKDLMNIKRRAGDTILQG